A single genomic interval of Juglans regia cultivar Chandler chromosome 1, Walnut 2.0, whole genome shotgun sequence harbors:
- the LOC109009931 gene encoding protein NDL1-like, with translation MADSNDSVAVDIEEIYLGGKEHLVQTGRGPVSVIVYGDQDKPALLTYPDLALNHVSCFQGLFFVPEAASLLLHNFCIYHISPPGHELGAAGICPEDTMPSVDDLADQIIEVLNYFRLGAVMCMGVTAGAYILTLFAMKYRERVLGLILVSPLCKAPSWSEWIYNKVMSNFLYFYGMCGLVKECLLQRYFSKEVRGGVGVPESDMVQACKRLLDERQSINVLRFLHAINRRPDITEGLKRLRCRSLIFVGDSSPFHSEALHMTSKLDRRFSALVEVQACGSMVTEEQPHAMLIPMEFFLMGYGLYRPCHFNDSPRSPLSPSCISPELLSPESMGLKLKPIKTRVSLDV, from the exons ATGGCGGATTCAAATGATTCAGTTGCTGTCGATATAGAGGAGATCTATCTCGGCGGgaag GAACATCTTGTCCAAACTGGCCGTGGTCCTGTGTCTGTTATAGTCTACGGAGATCAAGACAAGCCAGCGCTACTTACTTACCCGGATTTAGCTTTAAATC ATGTGTCTTGTTTCCAAGGATTATTCTTCGTTCCTGAAGCAGCTTCTTTGTTGCTCCACAACTTCTGTATATACCATATCAGTCCTCCCGGACATGAG TTAGGAGCTGCTGGAATTTGTCCTGAAGATACTATGCCGTCTGTCGATGATTTGGCAGATCAGATCATTGAGGTTCTCAACTATTTCAG GCTTGGTGCAGTGATGTGCATGGGGGTAACGGCTGGTGCCTACATCCTTACACTATTTGCG ATGAAATATAGGGAGCGCGTTCTTGGTTTGATACTCGTGTCCCCTTTATGCAAAGCTCCCTCTTGGTCTGAATGGATATATAACAAG GTGATgtcaaattttctatatttctaTGGCATGTGTGGCTTGGTGAAAGAGTGTTTGCTTCAACGGTACTTCAGCAAG GAAGTTCGTGGTGGTGTGGGAGTTCCAGAATCAGATATGGTTCAAGCATGCAAAAGA TTGCTAGATGAGAGGCAGAGCATAAATGTTTTGCGATTTCTTCATGCTATAAACAG GAGACCTGACATTACTGAAGGGTTGAAGAGACTAAGATGTCGTTCACTTATTTTTGTTGGGGATAGTTCTCCTTTCCATTCTGAGGCTCTCCACATGACCTCAAAACTCGACCGGAGATTTAGTGCTCTAGTTGAG GTCCAGGCTTGTGGATCAATGGTGACAGAGGAGCAGCCACATGCCATGTTGATACCCATGGAGTTCTTTTTGATGGGGTATGGGTTGTATAGGCCATGCCACTTCAATGACAGCCCAAGGAGTCCGCTCAGTCCATCTTGCATCTCCCCAGAACTCCTCTCTCCTGAAAGCATGGGTTTGAAGCTAAAACCGATTAAAACTCGTGTTTCACTCGATGTTTAA